The Phycobacter azelaicus sequence ATTCGAGGACCAAGATCAAAGGTGGACTTGTTGATTGTCACTGAGAACTGACCCGGTAGCCCTATAAATTGTCACTGAGAATTGACCCATGTGAACACACTTCCCCGACGGTTTTGGTTGGGGGGATTAGGAGTGATCGACATGGGATTTTTGAGTGTCATTCGACGCTGGGCATTGCGTGACAAAATGCCAATCAGGGAGATTGCCCGGCGGACGGGTTTGTCTCGGAACACGATCAAGAAGTATCTGCGTGAAGGTGCGGTGGAACCGCAGTTCAAGACGCCCAAGCGTCCAAGCAAGCTGGACCCCTACGCGGATCGGCTGTCAGCCTGGCTTTTAATCCAGACGCGGAAGTCACGCAAAGAGCGGCGGACAGTGAAGCAAATGCATGCTGATCTTGTGAAGCTGGGATATAATGGTTCCTATGAACGCGTGGCAGCTTTCGCCCGGGCATGGCGTGAAGATCGGCATCGAGCGGAACAGACGACGGGGCGCGGCACCTACGTGCCTTTGGTGTTCGCGCCCGGCGAAGCCTTCCAATTCGATTGGAGCGAGGACTGGGCCAACATCGGCGGTGAGCGCGTCAAACTTCAGGTCGCTCATATCAAGCTATCGCACAGCCGCGCTTTCTTGGTGCGGGCCTACCCGCTGCAAACGCACGAGATGCTGTTTGACGCCCACTGGCATGCATTCCGCGTGTTCGGCGGTGTGCCTGGTCGCGGGATCTATGACAATATGAAGACCGCCGTTGATCGTGTGGGCAAAGGCAAGCAGCGGGACGTCAATGCACGCTTCAAGGCTATGGCCAGCCACTACGTGTTTGAGCCCGAGTTCTGCAATCCGGCGGCCGGTTGGGAGAAAGGCCAGGTTGAGAAGAACGTGCAGGATGCGCGCAACCGCATGTGGCAGGTCATGCCGGTCTGCGCCGATCTGGCAGAGCTGAACCAATGGCTTGAAGATCGCTGTATCGCCCTTTGGACAGAGACGCCGCACAAGGCTTTGCCGGGGTCCATCGCTGACGTGTGGGAGGCCGAGAAGCCTACGCTGATGGCACTGCCGCCGGCATTCGATGGCTTTATCGAACACAGTAAGCGTGTGTCACCCACATGCCTGATCACTTTCGAACGCAATCGCTACAGCGTTCCCGCCAGCTTTGCGAACCGCCGTGTCAGTTTGCATGTCTATCCCGAACGGCTGATCGTGGTCGCTGAAGGGCAAACGGTTTGCAAGCATGCGCGGATCATCGAGCGGTCTCATCGCAAGCCCGGCAAGGTCATCTATGACTGGCGCCACTATCTCGCTGTTATCCAACGCAAACCGGGCGCACTTCGGAATGGTGCGCCGTTCACGGAGATGCCGGATGCCTTCCGTCAATTGCAGGATCACATGCTGCGTAAAGAAGGCGGTGACCGAGAGATGGTCGACATTCTGTCTTTGGTCCTTCAGCACAACGAAGAGGACGTTTTGTGTGCAGTGGAGCTGGCACTTGAAGCAGGCGTCCCCACCAAGACGCACATCCTGAACCTGTTGCATCGATTGATCGACCGCAGACCGACAGATCACCCCGAGGTCGATCCGCCGGACGCACTGGCATTGCAGACAACGCCAGTGGCCAACGTCGGTCGCTATGACGGGTTGCGACAGACTGAGGAGAAGCGCCATGCGTCATGACCCAGCAGGAGCCTCTATCGTCATCATGCTGCGCAGTCTTAAGCTCTATGGCATGGCAAATGCGATTGAAGACTTGGTCGCCCAGGGCGCGCCAGCGTTCGAAGCTGCCACACCAATGCTGTCACAGCTGCTCAAGGCCGAGATCGCCGAACGCGAGGTACGGTCCATCGCCTACCACACGAAGGTCGCCCGCTTCCCCGCATACAAGGATCTGACGGGCTTCGACTTTGCATCGAGTGAGATCAACGAAGCGACAGTGCGGCAGCTACACCGATGCGAGTTTATCGAAGCGGCCGAGAATGTCGTTTTGATCGGCGGTCCCGGAACGGGCAAGAGCCACACAGCCACAGCAATCGGCGTCCAAGCCATCGAACATCACCGGCGTAAGGTGCGCTTCTTCTCGACCGTGGAATTGGTCAACGCGCTGGAGCAGGTGTCGCGTTACCCTTAAATCGGTTCTGCCTCAATCTGTGTGGCGCAGTGGCAGCATTCGGGCTCTGAGGAGTTCTGGTCCGGCGCGACCGTACATGGCGCGCTTGAGGGTCTTCAGGCGATTGACTTGGCCCTCAGCCTGACCGTTGCTCCACGGAAGTTCGATGGCATTGCGCACGGCCTCGATGTCGCGGTGCAGCGTGCGGGCAAAGCGCATGATTGGTGGGATGCCAGTCTCAATGGCCAGGTCGATCCATGCGTCCAGCGGGGCGGACTGGTCGCCGCGCAAAATGCCCTGAAACCGCATGGCAAGGCTCCGCATCGTGGCAAAGCTTGGCGATCCGGCCTTCAATGCATCTACCTTTTGGGCCTGGTCTGCGGTCAATTTGCGTCGCGGCTTGATACAGAGCGCCGCTGCGACAACCGGCGAAATGGCGTGACCGGTTTGCGGGTCCCGCACAGGCGCCAGGGGCAGCGGCGTGTCGGTCGGGCCTGCTAGAACGGTTTGTTCATCCCTTCGCCATCCGGCCAGCAGACGTTGCAAATGAGACAAGCTGCCCTCATAGCCATGGCGTTGAATTTCGACCAATAATTCCTGGCCGGACCGGATACCCTGTTTCCAGAGATCGGCCAGTATGCTCTCAAAATACCACGGCGACGTGGGCTTCAATGCAGCTCGGCGGCGGTCTGGTGGCGAGTCGGAGCTCAACCACTTCGCCACACTACGACGCGGGAAGCCGGTCCGACGTCCAATTTCGCTACAAGACAGCCCTTGATCACGAAGCGCATGGATGTTTCGGAAAATTTCCTCACGTGATTTCCGATGAGCAAGACGCGATCGCAGTAGATGATTGGCCGTGCTGATGTTTTCGGCATCTGACAATAGCGCCCGCCCGGTGGCGCGGCCATGCATATTCATCTGCTCTTCAATGGCCTGGCGCAGGTTCTGGACGAGATGGAAACGGTCTGCGACCTGCAGGGCTTGCGGTGCACCCTGACGTGCGGCCTTCGCATATCCGCCACAACGATCCCGACTGATGACTTCAATCTCAGGGTGCTGCCGCAGCCAGCTCGCACAGCTTTCAACGCTCCGATCCGGAAGAATATCAATTACGGTCTGCCGCTCGAGATCGACGATGATGGTTCCGTAAGTCTGCGACTTGCGCCAGCTCCAATCGTCGATGCCAATGACCGTTGGCGGCGGGGCGACGCTTTCCGCACACTTCTTGAGGTGTCGCAGCACCGTGTCATTGCTGACACCGACGCCTAAACGGCGCAAGAGCCGCTCGGCAGGCCGTCCACCCGTGGCGTGCCCCAGATGAACTACAATGTCATCAGCACGCGAAGTTCGACGTGCAAATGGACGCGCAATTGACGAGGTGTAGTCCGAAAAAGTCCGCCGCGGGCACGTGGAAGCGCGACATCGCCACCTGCAGACCCAGAGTGCGATTGTTACCTTGTCGCCAAGTGCAGGTAAATCCTGTAGCCGCCTTTGCCGCCACCCGTGACGACGCCGAGAATGCAAACCACAATCTGGGCAGATGCCTCTGGGTGCCAAAACACCGGATACAAGCCACCCGCCGGAATCACGTCGCTTAACGCCTTGAACCGAAACGTCGCTCCCGGGCGACCAGTGCTTTTTTGAAATCACGACTATCCCTCCCGAATGTTCCAAGCTCAGGATAGTTGCGCCACACAAATTGAGGCAGAACCCAATTAAGGGCTACGCGACAGAAGTTCCCGAAGAAAACATAGGTTGGGCAACCTAATACAAGCCGTTACGTTTTTACCGAGTAGATCTCCACAGATCCCACATGAAACGTTGTGCCGAAGCTTCCCAGTATGGTGAAGTCAAAGCAATCAGGAATGAAAGCGTCGCCAGTATCGTCCAAACTACGGCAGAATTCCTTCCAACTGAACAGGGCCTGGGTCTGAGTATACGATACCAGGCCCAAACCAGCGCGAGGCCAACCACTACGAGGATCGGAAGACGATAGGCAATAAACGGTCCAAGTAGTGTTAGCCAGGCTCCGCCCAATCCTATGATTGACAGGCCAATAGGTAAAACGCAGCACGACGCACTAAGCAGGGCAAGCAACCCGATACCACCGATCAAAACACGGCTCGGCCCCTTGTCTTCCTTTGGCGGTATTTCTGCTTCTGATGTCATATGTTTTGATTTCATCCTTGAGCCACTTGGCCAGCTTTAGAGTAACGTTCACATGGTCGCCAATGCCGCAATCTCCAAGCGATACTAGCCCCGATCAAGCATACCCGCGATTGCAGATGCGAGTAGACTGCCCAAGAAATCGCCAACGCGCCTAACCAAATCGGGATACCCACCGGTTTGGGTATCTCAGGCATCTGCCTTTTTGCGCTGCAGGTTCCTGACCCACGCTATCCATCCGCTCACGACAAGTGCAGCGATTCCAAAAAACAAGATGAGCAACCCAGTTCCCGAGGATAGTAACATGCTTGCTCGTGAGGAAAATCCGACTACAGAATTTATAAGTTGGTCTGCCCATGAAGCTTCATCCAGGAAAAGCCTCCCCCAGTAGAGGGCGATATATAGGCCGGCCAAAAAGGTCATTGCTCCAGCCGTTCGTCGCAAGAGGCCGACGCGACCTTGTACAAGCGTGGATAAACCCGATCCAACCAGCGTTCCTCCCACTGCCACAAGTGTCAGCACTGCGGTCGCTCCGGCCAAATAGGCCAAAAATCCAGCCAATGAAATTTCGCTCTCCAAAAGAAAGGACAGCCCGGCAACCGACATAAACACTGGTAGCGTGCAGGAGATAGAGGCGAGTCCGTATGAAAGACCAAATCCGAACGCTCCGTAGCGCGTGCTGACCTTGCGACAGGTTTCAATGACGGGAAGCCCAGGAAGCCGGACCGACGCAATCCAGCTGATGCCGATCAGTGCCAACATCGCTCCCAGAACGACACCAATCCATGGCAACGCTGGACCAAGCCACTCGGACCCGGCGGCCAGAAGAACACCGGCAATCACAAAGATCAAGACGAACCCAAGCGATACCAGCCCTGCTGAAATTACCGCGCGGATTAGGCGCTCTCCTGCAGGACGACCTTCGTGCTCCGCCATTTCTCGGGCGAACCACGCGGGCAAAAGCGCAAAACCGCAGGGGTTGACCGTCGCAACCGCGCCGGCGGTGAATCCATAGATGACGAGGGAACTCATGACGCAGCCGTACTGGTTTGGGCATGCAGGAAAGGCCGAAAGACCGCAGCGCCCAGTTGCACACCCTGGGCCAGCGACAGGTCAAACCCCCGCGCGGATTGCGGCTGGGATCGTTTCCAGGTGTCCAGATGTTCGGGGCTGCAGAACAGCAGCATCGACTTGCATTGGCTGTCTGCGGCGCAGGATTCGACCGCCACGACCCCGGCCCAGACCCGAGGGTCGGATGTCGAGGCATTTTCGACTGTCAGGCCATCCGACGAAACGTTCAGGCAGACGCGGGCCCCGCAGGTTGGGCAGTTGCAGACGATCTCGGCAGGTTTGCGGACCATCGCAGGGGTGCCGAGCGCATCAACGGCACAGACGGCGTAGACTGTGACATCCCCCAAGCGAACCAGAAAATCGGTTGGGCTGGTCGAAAACGGATATGCGAGAGCGATCTCTCCGTTCCGGACATGCACGAGATCGCGCCGTGCCAGTTCGGCAAGTACCTCCGCGGAAAACTGCGACGCCGGGGGCGGCGCGCCGTTTGTCATATAAGACTGCAGGATTGTTAGATGCGCCTGCCTCGGCGCGCCCGAAAGACCATCCCAGCGCTCTGCAAATCTGGATTCGCTCATTAGCTCGGGCAGGATATTCCGGAGTACCGGGTCCTTAAAGACCGAAGTGTCTGGCAATATGCTTTCAGTGCTGTTCGTCACTGGTTTCTCCTTAAGTTCCACGTGTCTGAATTTCCTAGGCCTAACCAACGTCCGCAGTCGCAATTCTGACGACCGGTTTGGGAAGCCGAGACAATGCCGCCACCGATTGCTGGTATCCCGTCTCCAGCAGGGACGGCGTCCGGGAGAGGTTCAATATGCCCGGTTCGTCGTCAAAATCGGGGACAATCCGGACAATTTCCATCCGGCGCTGATGCAGCTTGAATTCGGCTCGATCTTTGCGCGCGAGGGCGATTTCGAAGGCGCGGCCAATGGTGCCGATCAGTCCGGATGGCGCCAATTTGCAGGGGTTTGAACATGCACAGTCGATCATCAATGCCCGCTGCGCCCCGGTCGCGGCCGCGCGTACCAGCGGCGCGTTTTCGGCGACGGCACCGTCGATGTGCGGATGCCCGCCCAACTCAACCGGCGGGAAGATGCCGGGAAGGCTGACGGAGGCAAGAAGCGGCGTTACGATGTCGCCTGACCCTTCCCAGTAACAGGCCTTGCCGGTGATCAGGTCAGTCGTGACGATGGTCAACGGGATGCGCAAGTCCTCGAACCGGCGAACGGGAAGCTTTCGTTCCAGCCACTGGCCGAAGGCGCCGAGCGACAGCAGGCCGGGTCGGGAGCGCGGGTGCAGAACCCAACTCCAATTTGGCCGCAGCATTTGTCGCAGCCGAACCGTTCGCCACAGATCAGAAAGGTCATCGACGGACATGCCACCCGCCAGAAACGCACCATTCACGGCACCGATCGAGGTTCCGAGGATCCGGTCGTACCCGATGCCAAGATCCGACAGTGCGCGGACGAATCCGACTTCCAGAGCCCCGTGGCCGCCGCCGCCACAGAGGACAAGCGCCGTGTCGCCGCAGGTCAAACAGACCCGGCTGGCGTCACCGTCAGGCAATGTCTCGGCGGTGTTCATGGGCATGCCCGCCTTCGTTCAGCGACCCACGGTTTGGTCTGTTCGAAAGCGTCCGCCGCACTAACCAGCCCGCCGCCAATACCAGAAGGAGCACGCCTCCGATTTTGGCCACTGGCTGATCTATCAGCGACAAAAAACCGCCAAGCGAAAACCCTCCGACAGCCAGAATGAGCCCGCCGCAACAGACCAGCTTGAGCCCGATCAGTGCCGCCAGAGTTTTCTTGCCACCAGTCTCATTCATCCCGTCACCCCGCGCAGCAACTGAGTTTGGCTACGTCCTTGTCGAAGGTCTGTGCGGCAAGTTTCAGCCCTTCTACGGTGGTCAGGTATGGGAAAATCGTTTCGCCAAGCGCCTTGGTGGTCATCCCGAACTTGAGCGCCATAGCCAGCGTTTGGATCGTGTCGGAGCCCTCGGGTGCCGCAATCTGGCCGCCCAGCAGGCGGTCGGTTTTGGCGTCAGCCACGAGCTTGATCACGCCGCGGGTGTCTCGTGCGGCGGCGGCACGTGGCACGTTGTCGAGTGTGATTACGCTTGTCTTGACCTCGTGCCCTGCAGCCTTCGCTTCCGCCTCCGACAGCCCAACACCGGCCACTTGCGGGTCGGTGAACACGACCCAGGGCATTGTGGCATTGTCATAGCGCATCTGCTGCAGTCCAAGGGCGTTGTTGATTGCCACTTTGGCGCCGTAGGCCGCCATATAGACGAATTGGTCGCGGTCGGTGACATCCCCCGCTGCCCAAACACCGGGCAGCGTAGTGGCCATGTCTTCACCGATGGTGATGGACCCGCGCGCGTTGGTCTCGATACCCAGTTCTGCCAGCCCAAGGTTTTCGGTATTCGCCACACGGCCCGTGGTTGCCACCAAACGCTCTGCCGTGAGTGTCTCGACTTGGCCGTCACGCTCGATCGACAGAATGACACCGTCGTCGCCTTGCGACACCGAGCGATAGGTCAACCCGGTCTCCACCGATATGCCCTCCGCCCTCAGCGCATCGGTCAGGGCTTCTGCGACTTCTGGCTCTACTCCGGGCAAAAGACGCGAGCGAGTCACCAAAGTGACCTTCACGCCCAGTCGCGACGCCATTTGCGCAATTTCGCAACCGATATAACCACCGCCCAGCACCATGATGCTCTCAGGGCGGGTGGGCAGCGTTAGCATGCTGGTAGAATCTAGCGTTTCTACGGTTTCGATCCCGTCGATATTCGGCATATGCGGGCGCGAACCGGTGGCGACCAGTACGCGCGGTGCGGACAGGACACGTCCGCCGACCGCAACGCCGCCCTCGACCAACCGCGCCGCGCCTTCCTCTATATAGGTGACGTTGTCATAGGCGGGCAGCAAGGCGATATATTTCTTGTCCCGCATTTCCGCGACCAGATCGGCGGTGCCTTTCACCACGGTTGGCCAGTCCACGGCATGTTCACATGGCGAGATGCCGGGGAATCGGGCAGCGGATGCGCCACCGTGCACCGCTTCGGCGGCGCGGATCATCGCCTTGGACGGCACGCAACCGACGTTCACACAAGTTCCGCCGATTGTGCCGTCGCCAACGAGTGCAACCCGTTTTCCAGCCTCGGCGGCGGTGATGGAGGCGGAGAACCCGGCAGAGCCAGCACCCACGACAATGAGATCGTAATTGTCATCGCCGGTTTCACTGGGAGTGCAGCAGTCGTCTTTCGTTACAGTTTGGTCCATTTTCATTTCCTTTTCTTGACAACCGGTGCCGTCCTCGTGGACCGGTCAAATTTCGTTTCACACCATCGAACCGATGTCGGAGGCGTAACTGGGATAAGCGAAAATCATCGCCTTGATCTGATTTGCGGTCTGCCCGGCACCCATAGCCATGGCAAAAAGATTGATCTGCTCCTCGGCTCCTGGTCCGATCAGGTGCGCGCCGAGTATTTGCCCGCTGCCCCGTTCGACAAGAACCTTGTAGGCGGTCCGCTTCGCGCCGACGCGCAGCGACGAATACCAGCCCTCGGTCTTCTCGAAATGCGTGTCGAACGTCAGACCCCGTTCCCTGGCTGCCGCTTCCGACAAGCCTAGGGTGGCAACCATCGGCAGGGTGAAGACAACCGACGGGATCGGCGGGTATTTGACCTTGCGCGCGTCTTTACCGGCGAGCAGGTTCTTGCCCGCGACGCGTCCCTCTGCCGCCGAGACCGGGGTCAGATTCAGCCCGCTGTCGGCGCAATCGCCGGCGGCGAAGATCGCCGGATTGCTGGTGCGCATTGCGGTGTTCACCTTGATGCCACGGCGTGTGTATTCGACGCCGGCAGCCTCAAGATTCAGTCGGTCGATATTGGGCACCCGGCCTGTGCCATGCACCACCAGATCGCAAGTCACGGTTTCGGTGCCGTCGGGACGCTCCACGGTGACCAAAAATTCGTCGCCCTGCTTTTCAATTTTTGCCACCTTCGCCTTAGTGCGCAGATCGACGCCCAGCTCTTCGGTCGCCTCGACAAGCATTGCGACCAGGTCGGGATCGAAAGGACCCAAGGGGCGGTCCATCATCTCCAGCACAGTGACTTCGCTTGCGCCAGAGCGTTTGGCGATATGCGCGAATTCCATGGCAATGAAGCCGCCGCCGACAAAGGCGATGCGGTTCGGTCGCTCAGGCAGTTCCAGGAATTCGGTACTGGTGGCAAGATACTCCTCGCCTGGGATGTTCAGCGTCATCGGCCGGGCACCTGTGGCGATATGAAAATACTTCGCCCTCAGGGTCTCGCCGTTCAACTCGATCGTATCGGGACCGGTAAACCGTGCCTGCCCGTGCAAGACGTCGATCCCCGCCTTTTCCAGCCCGGCTTCGATGCGTAGTGGCATAGAGTCGGTGAAGGTGCGTTTGAAAGCGGTCATGTCGGGCCAGTTGACCGCAGGTTGCGCCTCCAGGCCCTTGCCTTTCATGTTTTCCGCCCACTCGACGCCCTCGGTGACCGCGATCAGCATCTTCTTGGGGTCGCAGCCCCGCAATGCGCAGGTGCCGCCATGGGGCTCGCTGTCGATGCTGGCGACGCTCCATCCGGCGTTCGCCGTCATCCGGGCGACACCATTGCCGCCAGTTCCACCGCCGATGACGATAAGGTCGTAACTACTCTTCATATTCTGCTTACCTACCTGGCTTTCGTCTTAGGCTTCATTCGGGCGGACGGCGGCCTGCGGGCGTTTTGCAAGCAGGTATACAATCGCGGCAACCGCGATCAGGGGCGTTGCCATGGAGATGAGGCCGGCGAACAAGCCAAAAAATCCGAATGAGCAGCACCCCATCATCTGCGGTGCCATTGGCATCATTTCATTTGCAGAATTCATCATATGTCAGTTCCTTTGAGATGCCGAATTGCGGGCGCTTTTCCGCCAAAGTGCGTAAATTGTCAGTAGGATGAAGATCCCCAATGCGGGGAACAACACAGCGTCCAGGTATCCCACAACTGCAGCCAGGCCGACCGCGCCGAAAAGGACCACCAAGACAGGTGTGAAGCAGCACAGTGCAGCGACGATCGTGCCGATCACGCCAACCTTTAGGAGAGTATTGGGGGATTTGTCGTCTGAACTCATGAACTTTCCAATTCTGTTTCTACCGAACATCGGGTCCGGCGGCGAATTACTTGCCTGATTGCATAGGCGACTACGAGGCCGACGCCTACCGCGGCGACCAAACCTCCGCCGCCGAGCCAGGTGCCGAGAGCACTCATCGCGCCGGATCCGAGAAGAAAGGCTCCACCACCGCCGCAGCAACCGCCGAACACCACGGGAAAGGCGACCACCCCGGCAACCTTGCCGATTGCCGACCAGGCCGACATCCTACCGGTGTCCGATATCGGCGGAGCCGGGCGCGACCTTGGCTTTGGGAAGGCAGCAGGTCTCGTCCTGCGCGCCATCGGCCTTTGCGGCGCGGTGCCGACGGATCTCCCGAACCAGCAGCACTGCACCGAAGGCAGCGACCACCGTGGCGATGCCGCCGAGCCCGGTCAGCCACCCGCCTATGCCGCCGAGAATGGCAGCAAGGATGAC is a genomic window containing:
- the istA gene encoding IS21 family transposase is translated as MGFLSVIRRWALRDKMPIREIARRTGLSRNTIKKYLREGAVEPQFKTPKRPSKLDPYADRLSAWLLIQTRKSRKERRTVKQMHADLVKLGYNGSYERVAAFARAWREDRHRAEQTTGRGTYVPLVFAPGEAFQFDWSEDWANIGGERVKLQVAHIKLSHSRAFLVRAYPLQTHEMLFDAHWHAFRVFGGVPGRGIYDNMKTAVDRVGKGKQRDVNARFKAMASHYVFEPEFCNPAAGWEKGQVEKNVQDARNRMWQVMPVCADLAELNQWLEDRCIALWTETPHKALPGSIADVWEAEKPTLMALPPAFDGFIEHSKRVSPTCLITFERNRYSVPASFANRRVSLHVYPERLIVVAEGQTVCKHARIIERSHRKPGKVIYDWRHYLAVIQRKPGALRNGAPFTEMPDAFRQLQDHMLRKEGGDREMVDILSLVLQHNEEDVLCAVELALEAGVPTKTHILNLLHRLIDRRPTDHPEVDPPDALALQTTPVANVGRYDGLRQTEEKRHAS
- a CDS encoding ISL3 family transposase, translating into MISKKHWSPGSDVSVQGVKRRDSGGWLVSGVLAPRGICPDCGLHSRRRHGWRQRRLQDLPALGDKVTIALWVCRWRCRASTCPRRTFSDYTSSIARPFARRTSRADDIVVHLGHATGGRPAERLLRRLGVGVSNDTVLRHLKKCAESVAPPPTVIGIDDWSWRKSQTYGTIIVDLERQTVIDILPDRSVESCASWLRQHPEIEVISRDRCGGYAKAARQGAPQALQVADRFHLVQNLRQAIEEQMNMHGRATGRALLSDAENISTANHLLRSRLAHRKSREEIFRNIHALRDQGLSCSEIGRRTGFPRRSVAKWLSSDSPPDRRRAALKPTSPWYFESILADLWKQGIRSGQELLVEIQRHGYEGSLSHLQRLLAGWRRDEQTVLAGPTDTPLPLAPVRDPQTGHAISPVVAAALCIKPRRKLTADQAQKVDALKAGSPSFATMRSLAMRFQGILRGDQSAPLDAWIDLAIETGIPPIMRFARTLHRDIEAVRNAIELPWSNGQAEGQVNRLKTLKRAMYGRAGPELLRARMLPLRHTD
- a CDS encoding cytochrome c biogenesis CcdA family protein, which produces MSSLVIYGFTAGAVATVNPCGFALLPAWFAREMAEHEGRPAGERLIRAVISAGLVSLGFVLIFVIAGVLLAAGSEWLGPALPWIGVVLGAMLALIGISWIASVRLPGLPVIETCRKVSTRYGAFGFGLSYGLASISCTLPVFMSVAGLSFLLESEISLAGFLAYLAGATAVLTLVAVGGTLVGSGLSTLVQGRVGLLRRTAGAMTFLAGLYIALYWGRLFLDEASWADQLINSVVGFSSRASMLLSSGTGLLILFFGIAALVVSGWIAWVRNLQRKKADA
- the merB gene encoding organomercurial lyase, which translates into the protein MTNSTESILPDTSVFKDPVLRNILPELMSESRFAERWDGLSGAPRQAHLTILQSYMTNGAPPPASQFSAEVLAELARRDLVHVRNGEIALAYPFSTSPTDFLVRLGDVTVYAVCAVDALGTPAMVRKPAEIVCNCPTCGARVCLNVSSDGLTVENASTSDPRVWAGVVAVESCAADSQCKSMLLFCSPEHLDTWKRSQPQSARGFDLSLAQGVQLGAAVFRPFLHAQTSTAAS
- a CDS encoding patatin-like phospholipase family protein, which translates into the protein MPMNTAETLPDGDASRVCLTCGDTALVLCGGGGHGALEVGFVRALSDLGIGYDRILGTSIGAVNGAFLAGGMSVDDLSDLWRTVRLRQMLRPNWSWVLHPRSRPGLLSLGAFGQWLERKLPVRRFEDLRIPLTIVTTDLITGKACYWEGSGDIVTPLLASVSLPGIFPPVELGGHPHIDGAVAENAPLVRAAATGAQRALMIDCACSNPCKLAPSGLIGTIGRAFEIALARKDRAEFKLHQRRMEIVRIVPDFDDEPGILNLSRTPSLLETGYQQSVAALSRLPKPVVRIATADVG
- the merA gene encoding mercury(II) reductase, translated to MKMDQTVTKDDCCTPSETGDDNYDLIVVGAGSAGFSASITAAEAGKRVALVGDGTIGGTCVNVGCVPSKAMIRAAEAVHGGASAARFPGISPCEHAVDWPTVVKGTADLVAEMRDKKYIALLPAYDNVTYIEEGAARLVEGGVAVGGRVLSAPRVLVATGSRPHMPNIDGIETVETLDSTSMLTLPTRPESIMVLGGGYIGCEIAQMASRLGVKVTLVTRSRLLPGVEPEVAEALTDALRAEGISVETGLTYRSVSQGDDGVILSIERDGQVETLTAERLVATTGRVANTENLGLAELGIETNARGSITIGEDMATTLPGVWAAGDVTDRDQFVYMAAYGAKVAINNALGLQQMRYDNATMPWVVFTDPQVAGVGLSEAEAKAAGHEVKTSVITLDNVPRAAAARDTRGVIKLVADAKTDRLLGGQIAAPEGSDTIQTLAMALKFGMTTKALGETIFPYLTTVEGLKLAAQTFDKDVAKLSCCAG
- a CDS encoding dihydrolipoyl dehydrogenase family protein, whose translation is MKSSYDLIVIGGGTGGNGVARMTANAGWSVASIDSEPHGGTCALRGCDPKKMLIAVTEGVEWAENMKGKGLEAQPAVNWPDMTAFKRTFTDSMPLRIEAGLEKAGIDVLHGQARFTGPDTIELNGETLRAKYFHIATGARPMTLNIPGEEYLATSTEFLELPERPNRIAFVGGGFIAMEFAHIAKRSGASEVTVLEMMDRPLGPFDPDLVAMLVEATEELGVDLRTKAKVAKIEKQGDEFLVTVERPDGTETVTCDLVVHGTGRVPNIDRLNLEAAGVEYTRRGIKVNTAMRTSNPAIFAAGDCADSGLNLTPVSAAEGRVAGKNLLAGKDARKVKYPPIPSVVFTLPMVATLGLSEAAARERGLTFDTHFEKTEGWYSSLRVGAKRTAYKVLVERGSGQILGAHLIGPGAEEQINLFAMAMGAGQTANQIKAMIFAYPSYASDIGSMV
- the merF gene encoding mercury resistance system transport protein MerF, translated to MSSDDKSPNTLLKVGVIGTIVAALCCFTPVLVVLFGAVGLAAVVGYLDAVLFPALGIFILLTIYALWRKSARNSASQRN